The Carassius gibelio isolate Cgi1373 ecotype wild population from Czech Republic chromosome B22, carGib1.2-hapl.c, whole genome shotgun sequence genome window below encodes:
- the LOC127986933 gene encoding zinc finger protein 721, translating to MTDAEPCEIKLEDTEEQIDLIEENKEIEELIKEGENHHVKTEEASWRSSLTIRDKTWPECETKAVKSSKTFFRPHFLKNHLKVHTKDKTYICYLCGKSFSHMAALKIHQKRHSGVKDHACSECGKTFFTYAAMKVHQTVHTTEKPYKCSQCDKRFKRSEYLRIHKRIHTGEKPYTCVQCGKSFRLKEMLNRHIDIHNGEKPHTCEQCGKNFTQKSNLIKHMKRHSGEKQHPCDQCGKTFVRKGTLKDHMRIHTGENLHTCDQCGKTFVFKGNLKDHMNIHTGERPYRCDQCEKSFKQKGALNVHMRIHTGEKPHTCDQCGKSFRLKKTLNEHMMIHTGEKPYACDQCGKSFRLKKALSEHVMIHTGVKPYACDQCGKSFRLKQTLNEHMMIHTGEKPFTCDRCGKSFTQKQALDVHMRIHTGEKPYTCDQCGKSFSQKGALDLHTRIHTGEKPYTCNQCGKSFRLKQTHNDHMRIHTGEKPYTCDQCGKSFRKCDVFKKHLLTHSRERLENCDQSRRTFLKDRLKAHTKEKPYICYLCGKSFSQMIALKIHQKRHIGVKDHVCSKCGKTFFTYGAMKVHQTVHTTETPYKCSHCDKRFKRPDYLRIHERIHTGEKPYTCEQCGKSFRLKEMLNRHIDIHNGEKPHTCEQCGKNFTQKSNLIKHLKRHSGEKQHTCDQCGKGFLDKGNLKYHMNIHTGEKPHTCDQCGKSFAHKGNLFKHMKRHSGEKPHTCDQCGKSFAEKGTLNEHMRIHTGEKPYTCDQCGRSFTQRGTLIAHKKTHSGEKSFTCDQCGKSFTQRGTLIAHKKTHSGEKSYTCDQCGRSFIQRGTLIAHKKTHSGEKSYTCVQCGLSFKRKDRFHDHIKIHTGEKPYTCDQCGKNFKRKDRLHDHMRIHTGEKPYTCDQCGRSFTQRGTLDAHKKTHTGEKSYTCDQCGKSFTQRGNLNAHKKTHSEEKPYTCDQCGKKFKRKESLHDHMKIHTGEKPYTCDQCGRSFIRRVTLYKHKKTHSGEKPFMCDQCGRSFTQRANLIAHEKTHNGEKSHTCAQCGKNFKQKESLHDHMRTHTGEKPYTCDQCGKSFIRRVTLYKHKKTHSGERPYTCDQCEKSFTLRENLIAHKKTHSREKSYTCDQCGKNFKLKESLHEHMRIHTGEKPYTCDHCGRSFMRRATLHKHKKTHSGEKPYTCDQCGKSFTQRGNLISHKETHSGEKPYTCDQCGKSFTQRKNLIAHKKTHSGEKSYTCDQCGKNFKQKESLHVHLRIHSGEKPYTCDRCGRSFMRRVTLYKHKKTHTGLKQHQTVHTTETPYKCSHCDKRFKRSSQLQIHEKIHTGEKPHHCHSCGQRFTQLSSLICHKLHVCMSEITVIG from the exons ATGACTGATGCAGAACCCTGCGAAATAAAATTGGAAGATACTGAAGAACAAATAG acTTGATAGAAGAGAACAAAGAGATTGAAGAACTGATTAAAGAGGGGGAGAACCATCATGTCAAAACTGAAGAAGCATCCTGGAGATCCTCCTTGACAATAAGAGACAAAACATGGCCTGAGTGTGAAACAAAAGCAGTTAAaagcagtaaaacattttttagacCACATTTCCTGAAGAACCACCTCAAAGTCCATACAAAGGACAAGACTTACATATGTTAtttatgtggaaagagttttagtcACATGGCTGCTTTAAAGATACATCAGAAAAGACACAGCGGTGTGAAGGATCATGCTTGCTCTGAATGTGGGAAGACTTTTTTTACATATGCTGCTATGAAAGTGCACCAGACAGTTCACACTACagaaaaaccttacaagtgttcacaatgtgacaagagattcaaacGGTCAGAATATCTGAGAATACAtaagaggatccacactggagagaagccgtatACATGTGTACAATGTGGGAAGAGCTTCAGACTAAAAGAAATGCTTAATCGTCACATAGATATTCACAATGGAGAGAAGCCGCACACTTGTGAACAATGTGGAAAGAATTTCACACAAAAAAGTAACCTTATCAAACACATGAAAAGACACAGTGGAGAGAAGCAACAcccatgtgatcagtgtgggaaaaCTTTTGTACGTAAAGGAACCCTTAAGGACCACAtgagaatccacactggagagaatcttcacacatgtgatcagtgtgggaaaacatttgtttttaaaggaaaccTTAAAGACCACATGAATATCCACACAGGAGAGAGGCCATACAGgtgtgatcagtgtgagaagaGTTTCAAACAAAAAGGTGCCCTTAATGTACACATGAGGATCCACACAGGAGAGAAGccacacacatgtgatcagtgtgggaagagtttcagacTTAAGAAAACTCTTAACGAACACATGATGATCCACACGGGAGAGAAGCCATatgcatgtgatcagtgtgggaagagtttcagacTAAAGAAAGCTCTAAGTGAACATGTCATGATCCACACCGGAGTGAAGCCGTatgcatgtgatcagtgtgggaagagtttcagacTTAAGCAAACTCTTAACGAACACatgatgatccacactggagagaagccattcACATGTGATcggtgtgggaagagtttcacacaaaaACAAGCCCTTGATGTAcacatgaggatccacactggagagaagccatacacatgtgatcagtgtggaaaaagtttctcACAAAAAGGAGCACTTGATTTACACacgaggatccacactggagaaaagccgtaCACATGtaatcagtgtggaaagagtttcagactTAAGCAAACCCATAATgaccacatgaggattcacactggagagaagccgtacacatgtgatcagtgtggaaagagtttcagaaaatgtgatgtttttaaaaaacatctgcTTACTCATTCTAGAGAGAGACTAGAAAACTGTGACCAAAGCAGAAGAACATTTCTAAAGGACCGCTTGAAAGCTCATACAAAGGAGAAGCCttatatatgttatttatgtggaaagagttttagtcAGATGattgcattaaaaatacatcAGAAAAGACACATTGGTGTGAAGGATCATGTTTGCTCTAAGTGTGGGAAGACATTTTTTACATATGGTGCAATGAAAGTGCACCAGACAGTTCACACTACAGAAacaccttataagtgttcacattgtgacaagagattcaaacGGCCAGATTATCTGAGaatacatgagaggatccacactggagagaaaccatacacatGTGAACAATGTGGGAAGAGCTTCAGACTAAAAGAAATGCTTAATCGACACATTGATATTCACAATGGAGAGAAGCCACACACATGTGAACAATGTGGAAAGAATTTCACACAAAAAAGTAACCTTATCAAACACCTAAAAAGACACAGTGGAGAGAAGCaacacacatgtgatcagtgtgggaagggTTTCTTagacaaaggaaaccttaaaTACCACATGAatatccacactggagagaagccacacacatgtgatcagtgtggcaAAAGTTTTGCACATAAAGGAAACCTTTTCAAACACATGAAAAGACACTCTGGGGAGAAGCCACacacatgtgatcaatgtgggaagagtttcGCAGAAAAGGGAACCCTCAATGAAcacatgaggatccacactggagagaagccgtacacatgtgatcagtgtgggaggAGTTTCACACAAAGAGGAACCCTTATTGCACACAAGAAAACCCACAGTGGAGAGAAGTCAtttacatgtgatcagtgtgggaaaaGTTTCACACAAAGAGGAACCCTTATTGCACACAAGAAAACCCACAGTGGTGAGAAGTCATATacctgtgatcagtgtgggaggAGTTTTATACAAAGAGGAACCCTTATTGCACACAAGAAAACCCACAGTGGAGAGAAGTCATATACCTGTGTTCAGTGTGGGTTGAGTTTCAAACGAAAAGATAGGTTTCATGATCACATtaaaatccacactggagagaagccatacacatgtgatcagtgtgggaagaatTTCAAACGAAAAGATAGGCTTCATGATcacatgaggatccacactggagagaagccatacacatgtgatcaatgtggAAGGAGTTTCACACAAAGAGGAACACTTGATGCACACAAGAAAACCCACACGGGAGAGAAGTcctacacatgtgatcagtgtggaaagagtttcacacaaaGAGGAAACCTTAATGCACACAAGAAAACCCACAGTGAAGAGAAGccatacacatgtgatcagtgtgggaagaaaTTCAAACGAAAAGAAAGTCTTCATGATCACAtgaaaatccacactggagagaagccgtacacatgtgatcaatgtggAAGGAGTTTCATACGAAGAGTAACCCTTTACAAACACAAGAAAACCCACAGTGGGGAAAAGCCGTTCatgtgtgatcagtgtgggaggAGTTTCACTCAAAGAGCAAACCTTATTGCACACGAAAAAACCCACAATGGAGAGAAGTCACATACATGTGCTCAGTGTGGGAAGAATTTCAAACAAAAAGAAAGCCTTCATGATCACATGAGGacacacactggagagaagccgtacacatgtgatcagtgtgggaagagtttcataCGAAGAGTAACCCTTTACAAACACAAGAAAACACACAGTGGAGAGAGGCCGTACAcgtgtgatcagtgtgagaagaGTTTCACCCTCAGAGAAAACCTTATTGCGCACAAGAAAACCCACAGTAGAGAGAAGTCTtatacatgtgatcagtgtgggaagaatTTCAAACTAAAAGAAAGCCTTCATGAGcacatgaggatccacactggagagaagccatacACATGTGATCATTGTGGGAGGAGTTTCATGCGAAGAGCAACCCTTCACAAACACAAGAAAACCCACAGTGGGGAGAAGccgtacacatgtgatcagtgtgggaagagtttcacacaaagAGGAAATCTTATTTCACACAAGGAAACCCACAGTGGAGAAAAGCcgtacacatgtgatcaatgtgggaagagtttcacacaaagaaaaaaccTTATTGCACACAAGAAAACCCACAGTGGAGAGAAGTCAtatacatgtgatcagtgtggaaagaatTTCAAACAAAAAGAAAGCCTTCATGTTCACTTGAGGATCCATTCTGGAGAGAAGCCGTACACATGTGATCGGTGTGGGAGGAGTTTCATGCGAAGAGTAACTctttacaaacacaaaaaaaccCACACTGGACTGAAACAGCACCAGACAGTTCACACTACAGAAacaccttacaagtgttcacactgtgacaagagattcaaacGATCATCACAACTTCAAATACATGagaagatccacactggagaaaagcctcaTCACTGCCATTCATGTGGACAGAGATTCACTCAATTATCTTCTTTAATCTGTCATAAATTACATGTGTGCATGTCTGAAATTACAGTAATTGGATGA